The DNA window GAACAGGTGAGGAGGAATAATGAAAGTAACCGTACTCGGATGCGGTGCACTGGGACAATTATGGCTAACTGCGCTGTACAAACACGGACATGAAGTCCAGGGCTGGTTACGCGTCCCACAGCCATTCTGTAGTGTTAATGTCATTGAAACCGACGGTAGCGTGTTTAATGAATCATTCACCGCTAACGATCCCGATTTTCTCGCCAGCAGCGATCTGCTGCTGGTAACGCTCAAGGCCTGGCAGGTCTCCAATGCGGTGAAAAATCTCAGCGAGATCCTACCCGTCTCAGCACCAATTTTATTAATGCATAACGGTATGGGTACCGTTGATGAGCTTAAGAGCGTCAAACAGCCGCTGCTGATGGCCTCGACCACCCAGGCAGCCCGACGCGATGGCAACGTTATCGTCCACGTTGCCAACGGTACCAGCCATATTGGCCCGGCAAAAGTTTATCCGCAGGACTACAGTCACCTTGCCGATGTCTTACAGGGCGTGCTGCCCGACGTCGCCTGGCATAACAATATTTATCCCGCAACCTGGAGTAAGCTGGCGGTAAATTGCGTCATTAACCCGCTCACGGCGTTAAAAAATTGTCAGAACGGTGAATTACGTAAATATCCGCAAGAGGTCGCCGCTATCTGTTATGAAGTCGCCGCGGTCATGGAACGTGAAGGGATGCATACCTCGCCGGAAAACCTGTTATTCTATATTCATCAGGTCATTGAAAGTACGGCAGAAAATACATCCTCAATGCTGCAGGATATTCTCGCCCAGCGCCATACGGAAATCGATTATATCACCGGTTTTTTACTCAAACGCGCCCGTGCCCACGGCATAGCCGTACCGGAAAATGCCCGCCTATTTGAACAGGTTAAGCGTAAGGAGAATGAATATGAGCGCGTCGGCACTGATTTGCCTCGCCCCTGGTAGCGAAGAGACCGAAGCGGTCACCACCATCGATTTACTCGTTCGCGGCGGCGTAAAAGTCACCACAGCAAGCGTCGCCAGCGATGGTAGCCTGACGATCGTTTGTTCGCGCGGCGTCAAACTGCTGGCAGATGCGCCGCTGGTCGAAGTTGCCGACGGTGATTTTGACATCATTGTTCTGCCTGGCGGGATTAAAGGTGCAGAGTGCTTCCGCGATAGCCCGCTGCTGGTAGAAACGGTACGCCAGTTTCATCTCTCCGGGCGTATTGTCGCGGCGATCTGCGCCGCGGCGGCCACCGTGCTGGTACCGCATAACCTCTTCCCAATCGGCAATATGACCGGTTTTCCTACACTGAAAGAGCAAATCCCCACCGAACAATGGCAAGACAAACGCGTCGTCTGGGACCCGCGGGTTAACCTGCTCACCAGTCAGGGGCCGGGAACATCAATTGATTTCGCACTGAAGATCATTGATTTGCTGGTTGGACGTGAAAAAGCCCATGAAGTCGCATCACAGCTGGTGATGGCCGCGGGCATTTATAACTATTACGAGTAAATGCAAAACGGCAACCCAATCCGGGGTTGCCGTTTTCAATGCTTACGCCTTAGTCAGAAAAATCTACGGGCGATACACTTTAACATTCTCAAAGCCCTGCTCACGCAAATACAGCGCCTGCAGGCGGCTCATGACGCCACGTTCGCACCACAGCAACCAGGTTTTACTCTGGTCGAGATCGCCGAATTTAGTGCTCAACTTGTAGAACGGCAGGGAAACCACATCGATACCCTCTACCTTCAACGGCCTTTCATCCTGCTCATCAACAGAACGAATATCGAGGATAACGTCGTTAGAGCCAAAACCGCTGACGGTTTCCACTTCCACCACGTCCTGCTCGGTCTGCTGGGCAATATCGCGAATATCAATGTTATTCGCTTCCGCCACCACTTTTTCAAGAATGCTGAAATCGAAGTTTTCTTCTTCCGCTTCGATCTTCGCCTTCACCGCTTTCACGGTCGGGCTTTTCGAGATAACGCCGCAGTATTCCGGCATGGTGCGGGCAAAATCTTCGGTACCGATTTCACGCGCCAGGTTAATAATGTGCTCTTTATCGTGCGAAATCAGTGGACGCAGAATCAGCGTATCCGAGACGTTGTCGATTAAACGCAGGTTGGTCAGCGTCTGGCTGGAAACCTGGCCCAATGCTTCGCCAGTGACCAGCGCCTGTACGCCATAGCGCTCAGCAACTTTCGACGCCGCGCGGACCATCATACGTTTGAGCACCACCCCCATCTGGCCGTCGTCAACTTTCTCAAGAATTTCGCCCACCACCGGCTCGAAATTAATCGCCACAAAACGCACACGGTGGGAGCTGCCGAAGCGGTTCCACAGATAATGCGCCACCTGACGTACGCCGATTTCATGCGCAGCGCCGCCGAGATTAAAGAAGCAGTAGTGCACACGGCAGCCACGACGCATCAGCATATAGCTGGATACGCCGGAGTCAAAACCGCCGGAAATCAGCGACAGCACGTCTTCCTGGGTACCGATGGGATAACCACCGATACCTTCATAACGCCCTTTTACCAGCAGCAGACGATCGTTTTCGATCTCCAGGTTCACCGTGACATCGGGGTCAGTCAGCTTTACGCGCGCCGTTTCAATGTGCTGGTTAAGACCACCGCCGACGTAGCGTTCCACTTCGATAGAGGTAAACTCATGCTTACCGCGACGTTTGACGCGCACACAGAAGGTTTTACCTTCCAGCGTTTCACGCCACAGCGGCAGCGTCTGCTCGAAAATATCGTGCAGCGAAGTGAAAGGAACGTCTTCGACTTCCAGAATATGGTGAATACCCGGAATACGCGTCAGCGCATCGCGAATAGCCAGACGCTGATTTTCATCTTTTGCCCGGACTTCGATATGATCCCAATGACGAACGACGGCAAGCGTCTCATCATAGTTTTTGAGAACGTTACGAATGTTCCCGGTTAAGATTTTAATGAAGCGCAATCGCACAGATTGGCTTTTGATGGTGATTTCCGGGAACAATTTAATGATAAACTTCATGGCGACAATAGTTCGTTGGCAAGCCCGACTGGGCTTTGAGCATAAAAAGTTGTACAGGCGCAACCCGCGTCTGCATCCAGGGCGCGGAGTATACCACTATTGGACGCTTTTCACCTGGCATTGCGCGTTATTTGATTAACCGCTCGACTTCGTTACCATATTGATAGCCATCGAGACATAACAAGAGTCTATATTCACTATGCCAAAGAAAAATGAAGCCCCGGCCAGCTTTGAAACCGCCCTGGGCGAGCTGGAGCAAATAGTCACTCGTCTGGAAAGCGGCTCACTACCGTTAGAAGACGCACTCGGCGAATTTGAGCGCGGAATACAGCTGGCCCGCCAGGGGCAGGCAAAACTGCAGCAGGCCGAACAGCGCGTACAAATTTTGCTGGCGGATAGCGAAGACGCGCCGCTTACGCCTTTTACGCCGGACGCTGAATAAATGAACTTTCCGCAACAGCTACAGGCGTGCGTTGAGCAGGCCAATGAAGCGCTGCGCCGCTTTATCGCCCCGCAGCCCTTTCAGAACACTCCGCTGGTCGAAGCGATGCAATACGGTGCATTATTAGGCGGCAAACGCCTGCGTCCATTTCTGGTTTACGCCACTGGCGACATGTTTAGCGTTAGCCGTACCACGCTGGATGCCCCTGCTGCTGCCGTCGAATGTATTCATGCTTACTCACTGATACACGACGACCTGCCGGCCATGGATGATGACGATTTACGCCGCGGCCAGCCGACCTGCCATATTAAATTCGGTGAAGCAAATGCAATTCTTGCCGGGGACGCGCTACAAACGCTGGCGTTTTCTATACTGAGTGATGCACCTATGCCAGAAGTCGCAGACCGCAATCGCCTGGCGATGATTTCTGAACTGGCGCAGGCCAGCGGCATCGCCGGAATGTGCGGCGGCCAGGCGCTGGATCTGGAAGCGGAAGGGCATCAGGTTGACCTGCAGGCTCTGGAACGCATCCATCGCCACAAAACCGGAGCGCTCATTCGCGCAGCCGTACGTATGGGCGCGCTGAGTGCAGGTGAATCGGGACGTAAAGCGCTACCCGCACTCGATCGATACGCAGAAAATATCGGTCTCGCCTTCCAGGTGCAGGATGACATTCTCGACGTGGTAGGGGATACTGCGACCCTTGGCAAACGTCAGGGAGCCGACCAGCAGTTGGGCAAAAGTACCTACCCCGCTCTCCTGGGACTTGAGCAGGCCCGGAAAAAGGCCCATGACCTGATTACCGACGCCCGCCAATCGCTAAATGAGCTGGCCGCGCAATCTCTGGATACTACGGCACTGGAAGCGCTCGCGAATTACATAATTCAGCGTGATAAATAAACAATAAATGAGTCTCTGATGAGTTTTGATATTGCCAAATACCCGACCCTGGCGCTGGTGGATTCCACCCAGGAGTTGCGTTTGTTGCCGAAAGATAGCCTACCGAAACTGTGCGATGAACTGCGCCGTTATCTGTTGGACAGCGTCAGCCGTTCCAGTGGGCATTTTGCTTCTGGTCTCGGCACGGTAGAGTTAACCGTGGCGCTGCACTACGTCTATAACACGCCGTTCGACCGTCTTATCTGGGACGTTGGCCACCAGGCCTACCCGCATAAAATTCTGACCGGTCGCCGTGACAAAATCGGCACTATTCGCCAGAAAGGCGGCCTGCATCCCTTCCCGTGGCGCGGAGAAAGTGAGTATGACGTCCTGAGCGTCGGCCACTCTTCTACCTCTATCTCTGCCGGGATCGGCATCGCTATCGCCGCCGCGAAAGAAGATAAGCAGCGCCGTGCGGTCTGCGTGATCGGCGACGGGGCAATTACCGCCGGGATGGCGTTTGAAGCAATGAACCACGCGGGCGATATCAAACCCGATCTGCTAGTGGTGCTCAACGACAATGAAATGTCGATTTCCGAAAACGTGGGCGCGCTAAACAACCATCTGGCGCAACTGCTTTCTGGAAAGCTCTATTCCACGCTGCGCGAAGGCGGCAAAAAGGTTTTCTCTGGCGTACCGCCGATTAAAGAGCTGCTCAAACGCACCGAGGAACACATCAAAGGGATGGTGGTTCCGGGGACGCTGTTTGAAGAGCTGGGCTTTAACTACATTGGACCGGTGGACGGTCATGATGTTATCGGTCTGGTCAATACGCTGAAGAACATGCGCGACCTCAAGGGGCCGCAGTTCCTGCATATTATGACCAAAAAAGGTCGCGGCTATGAGCCAGCCGAAAAAGACCCGATTACCTTCCATGCGGTGCCTAAATTCGACCACACCAGCGGCGTGCTGCCAAAAAGCAGCGGCGGCCTGCCCTCTTACTCGAAAATCTTTGGCGACTGGCTGTGCGAAACTGCCGCGAAAGATGACAAGCTGATGGCTGTCACGCCAGCAATGCGTGAAGGTTCCGGGATGGTCGAGTTCTCGAAAAAATACCCTGACCAGTATTTCGATGTCGCTATTGCCGAGCAGCACGCGGTGACCTTTGCTGCCGGGCTGGCGATTGGCGGGTATAAACCGGTGGTGGCGATTTACTCTACCTTCCTGCAACGCGCCTATGATCAGGTGATTCACGATGTCGCCATCCAGAAGCTGCCGGTGCTGTTCGCTATCGATCGTGCGGGTATCGTTGGCGCTGACGGTCAGACCCATCAGGGTGCATTCGATATTTCCTTCCTGCGCTGCATTCCGGATATGGTCATTATGACCCCGAGCGACGAGAACGAATGCCGCCAGATGCTGCATACCGGTTATCACTACAACGACGGACCAAGCGCGGTGCGCTATCCGCGCGGCGCTGGTACCGGCGCGGCGTTTGAGCCGCTGACCTTACTGCCTATCGGTAAAGGCGTGGTGAAACGCAAAGGCGAGAAAATCGCGATTCTGAACTTCGGCACGTTGCTACCGCAAGCGGCCAAAGCGGCGGAAAATCTTAACGCCACGCTGGTGGATATGCGCTTTGCTAAGCCGTTGGACGAATCGCTTGTCCTACAGCTTGCCGCAGAACACGACGTGCTGGTCACTCTGGAAGAGAACGCCATTATGGGTGGCGCGGGTAGCGGCGTGAATGAACTACTGATGGCCCGCCGCCGTGTGGTACCGGTGCTGAATCTGGGCCTACCTGATTTCTTTATCCCGCAAGGGACTCAGGAAGAAGTTCATGCCGACCTCGGCCTGGATGCCGCTGGTATAGAAGCCAAAATCAATACCTGGCTAGCATAACCCCCCCTGGTGCTCCTGCTATGCTTAAAGGATACCCTTTAAAGTAGCAGGAGCGCATTATGCATTACATTCCCCTTGGCGATACCGATCTGCGCGTTTCCCGGCTTTGCCTCGGCTGCATGACCTTTGGCGAACCGGATCGCGGCAACCATGCCTGGACCTTACCGGAAGAGAGCAGCCGCCCGCTGATAAAGCACGCTCTGGAAGGCGGTATTAATTTTTTCGACACCTCAAACAACTATTCTGACGGCAGCAGTGAGGAGATCCTCGGCCGCGCGCTGCGTGAGTATGCCCGCCGCGACTCGGTTATCGTTGCTACCAAGGTTTATCATCAGGTGGGCGATCTACCGCAGGGCCTGTCGCGTGCGCAGATTCTGCGTTCCATTGACGATAGCCTGCGCCGCCTCGGCATGGAGTATGTCGATCTGCTGCAAATCCATCGCTGGGATTACAGCACGCCCATTGAAGAGACCCTGGAGGCGCTAAACGACGTGGTTAAAGCGGGTAAGGCTCGATATATCGGCGCGTCGTCGATGCATGCCCGGCAGTTCGCTCAGGCTCTGATGTTGCAGGAGAAAAACAACTGGGCGCGCTTCGTGACCATGCAGGATCACTACAACCTGATTTACCGCGAAGAAGAAAATGAGATGTTGCCGCTGTGCAGCCGCGAAGGCGTCGCAGTGATGCCGTGGAGCCCGCTGGCTCGCGGTCGCCTGACTCGCCCTTGGGGAGAAACTACCGCCCGACTGGTATCGGATGAAGTCGGCAAGGCGCTCTACAACGCAACGGATGAAAATGATGAATTGATTGCCAACAACCTGGCCGAGGTAGCAGAGGAGCTTGACGCCAATCGCGCTCAGGTAGCGCTGGCCTGGCTATTGAGCAAACCTGGCGTGGCTGCGCCAATTATTGGCGCATCAAGGCAGGAGCAAATGGACGAGCTGCTACATGCAGTCGATTTAACGCTCACACCGGAGCAGATTGAAAAGTTGGAGACGCCGTATAAACCGCACCCGATTGTCGGGTTCAAGTAAAGCTCAACGCCCGGCTCTTTCTTCTCCCCGGGGGCGGCGCGTTGCCCGGGCTACGGGTCCTGCGCGATCTGCGGATTAGGTAGCCCGGACAGGTGCGCAGCACCGCCTCCGGGAAGCTGCTGACCTGGAGTTTACTGTGCTTAGAAAAGACCAATCGGCCAGTGGTGACCAATCACGTACAGCACCCCGGCGGAAATCACTCCGGCGACGATATCGTCTACCATGATCCCCATCCCGCCATGAATGTTGCGGTCGAACCAACGGATCGGCCATGGTTTCCACATATCAAAAATACGGAAAATCACAAACCCGGCGGCAATCCACTGCCAGTCCAACGTCGGTATAGCCATCAGGGTTATCCACATCCCGACAAACTCATCCCAGACGATACTGCCGTGATCGTGGGTACCCATATCTTTCGCCGTACGATGGCAGATATAGACGCCGATGCAAATGCCCATCATCACCACCAGCGAGTACAGCTGCCAGGGAAGAAAGGTCATCAGATACCAGAACGGAATCGACGCCAGCGACCCCATTGTTCCCGGCACCACGGGGCTTAGCCCGCTACCGAAGCCGGTAGCCAGAAGATGCCAGGGGTTGCTCATCTTCAGGCGGCTTTTCGCCACATCTCTACTACGTGCCAAAATGATCGTATCCCTTAAAATCGAGCGTGACAGGCTTGCCTTCGCGGATGAATTGCAGGCCTTCCGATTCAGGGAGAATCTGGCCAATACAGGTGAAACGTGCGCCGAGATTGGCGAGGGCGACGTCAAGCGCCCCGCGATTGAGTTCCGGCACGGTAAAGCACAGTTCATAATCTTCGCCGCCGGAGAGAGCCCAACGCAACGCCTGTTCCGTTTCAACCTGACGCAGCATTGCCTCCGAGAACGGCATCGCGTCGAGATCGACGCGCGCACCGCAGCCGCTGGCGTTAAGAATATGACCCAGATCGGAAATCAAGCCATCGGAGAGATCGATAGCCGAGGTTGCCAGATCGCGCAGCGCTTGCCCCTGCAGAACGCGCGGCAGCGGACGCAGGTGGCGTGCCAGCAGGTAATCAGCATCGGGCGCATCTTCAACCTGAAGCCGGTCCTGCAAGATCGCCAGTCCCGCAGCGCTGTCACCCGGTGTTCCGGTGACGTAAATCCAGTCGCCAGGCTTCGCTCCAGAGCGCTTCAGCCCGCGCCCTGTCGGCACAAAGCCGTGGATACCCAGCGTCATCGACAACGGCCCCCGGGTGGTATCGCCGCCAATCAACTGCATATCGTAATAGTTGAGCTGGACAAACAGGCTATCGCTAAAGGCTTCAAGCCACGCTTCGTCTGCTTCCGGAAGGGTCAGGGCCAGCGTTAACCACGCCGGTTCAGCGCCCATTGCCGCAAGGTCGCTCAGATTCACCGCCAGTGCTTTATAAGCGAGGTCAGCAGGGTCGATGTCAGGTAAAAAATGGTTTCCCGCCACCAGGGTGTCGGTGCTGATTGCCAGCGTTTTTTTCTCGGGGATATTCAGGAGCGCGCAGTCGTCGCCAATGCCGGTTTCAACATCGAGACGAGCGCTTTTAACACGATCAAAATAACGGGCAATCAGGGAAAACTCGCCGCATGCCATACGTTATGCCTCAGCAAAAGAAAAGAATAAGGCCGGATTTGCAGGAAAGATAATCTGCGAATCCGGCCCTGGAGTTTACTTTTTGTTGGGACGAATTACCGGGGCTGCTTTGTCCAGCACGCCGTTGACAAACTTGTGGCTATCTTCAGCGCCAAAGGTTTTCGCCAGTTCAATGGCTTCGTTAATCGCAACTTTGTACGGGACATCGCTACGCTTTGACAGCTCAAACAGCGCAATTCGCAGTACCGCTTTTTCCACCTGACCCAGCTCTTCCAGCAGGCGGGACAGGTACGGCTTCATCAAGCCGTCGAGGTACGCGCTGTTAGTCGCCACTCCGGTCAGCAGTTCACGGAAATACAGAACGTCAACATCTTTCACATCCTGTTCCGCCAGGAACTGGTATTCGACATCAGCGATGTCGTTTTTGGACAACTGCCAGGAGTAAAGCGCCTGGACAGCACACTCACGGGCGCGGCGACGAGCAGCAGGTTTCACGGAATTCCCCTTACAAAAATCAGGCCTTGATGGCTTTCAATACGTTAATCATTTCCAGCGCAGTCAGCGCTGCTTCAGCGCCTTTGTTACCGGCTTTGGTACCAGCACGCTCGATGGCTTGTTCAATACTTTCAGTGGTCAGAACACCGAAGGCTACCGGGATCCCGCTGTCCTGAGCGACATGCGCCAGGCCATTGCTTGCTCCGCCAGCCACATATTCAAAGTGCGCAGTGCCGCCACGGATAACGGTACCCAGCGCGATCACCGCGTCATATTTACCGGT is part of the Klebsiella huaxiensis genome and encodes:
- the ribH gene encoding 6,7-dimethyl-8-ribityllumazine synthase, translating into MNIIEANVATPDARVAITIARFNNFINDSLLEGAIDALKRIGQVKDENITVVWVPGAYELPLATDALAKTGKYDAVIALGTVIRGGTAHFEYVAGGASNGLAHVAQDSGIPVAFGVLTTESIEQAIERAGTKAGNKGAEAALTALEMINVLKAIKA
- the panE gene encoding 2-dehydropantoate 2-reductase, whose translation is MKVTVLGCGALGQLWLTALYKHGHEVQGWLRVPQPFCSVNVIETDGSVFNESFTANDPDFLASSDLLLVTLKAWQVSNAVKNLSEILPVSAPILLMHNGMGTVDELKSVKQPLLMASTTQAARRDGNVIVHVANGTSHIGPAKVYPQDYSHLADVLQGVLPDVAWHNNIYPATWSKLAVNCVINPLTALKNCQNGELRKYPQEVAAICYEVAAVMEREGMHTSPENLLFYIHQVIESTAENTSSMLQDILAQRHTEIDYITGFLLKRARAHGIAVPENARLFEQVKRKENEYERVGTDLPRPW
- the pgpA gene encoding phosphatidylglycerophosphatase A; translation: MSNPWHLLATGFGSGLSPVVPGTMGSLASIPFWYLMTFLPWQLYSLVVMMGICIGVYICHRTAKDMGTHDHGSIVWDEFVGMWITLMAIPTLDWQWIAAGFVIFRIFDMWKPWPIRWFDRNIHGGMGIMVDDIVAGVISAGVLYVIGHHWPIGLF
- a CDS encoding aldo/keto reductase, producing the protein MHYIPLGDTDLRVSRLCLGCMTFGEPDRGNHAWTLPEESSRPLIKHALEGGINFFDTSNNYSDGSSEEILGRALREYARRDSVIVATKVYHQVGDLPQGLSRAQILRSIDDSLRRLGMEYVDLLQIHRWDYSTPIEETLEALNDVVKAGKARYIGASSMHARQFAQALMLQEKNNWARFVTMQDHYNLIYREEENEMLPLCSREGVAVMPWSPLARGRLTRPWGETTARLVSDEVGKALYNATDENDELIANNLAEVAEELDANRAQVALAWLLSKPGVAAPIIGASRQEQMDELLHAVDLTLTPEQIEKLETPYKPHPIVGFK
- the thiI gene encoding tRNA uracil 4-sulfurtransferase ThiI produces the protein MKFIIKLFPEITIKSQSVRLRFIKILTGNIRNVLKNYDETLAVVRHWDHIEVRAKDENQRLAIRDALTRIPGIHHILEVEDVPFTSLHDIFEQTLPLWRETLEGKTFCVRVKRRGKHEFTSIEVERYVGGGLNQHIETARVKLTDPDVTVNLEIENDRLLLVKGRYEGIGGYPIGTQEDVLSLISGGFDSGVSSYMLMRRGCRVHYCFFNLGGAAHEIGVRQVAHYLWNRFGSSHRVRFVAINFEPVVGEILEKVDDGQMGVVLKRMMVRAASKVAERYGVQALVTGEALGQVSSQTLTNLRLIDNVSDTLILRPLISHDKEHIINLAREIGTEDFARTMPEYCGVISKSPTVKAVKAKIEAEEENFDFSILEKVVAEANNIDIRDIAQQTEQDVVEVETVSGFGSNDVILDIRSVDEQDERPLKVEGIDVVSLPFYKLSTKFGDLDQSKTWLLWCERGVMSRLQALYLREQGFENVKVYRP
- the yajL gene encoding protein deglycase YajL; the encoded protein is MSASALICLAPGSEETEAVTTIDLLVRGGVKVTTASVASDGSLTIVCSRGVKLLADAPLVEVADGDFDIIVLPGGIKGAECFRDSPLLVETVRQFHLSGRIVAAICAAAATVLVPHNLFPIGNMTGFPTLKEQIPTEQWQDKRVVWDPRVNLLTSQGPGTSIDFALKIIDLLVGREKAHEVASQLVMAAGIYNYYE
- the xseB gene encoding exodeoxyribonuclease VII small subunit, giving the protein MPKKNEAPASFETALGELEQIVTRLESGSLPLEDALGEFERGIQLARQGQAKLQQAEQRVQILLADSEDAPLTPFTPDAE
- the thiL gene encoding thiamine-phosphate kinase — translated: MACGEFSLIARYFDRVKSARLDVETGIGDDCALLNIPEKKTLAISTDTLVAGNHFLPDIDPADLAYKALAVNLSDLAAMGAEPAWLTLALTLPEADEAWLEAFSDSLFVQLNYYDMQLIGGDTTRGPLSMTLGIHGFVPTGRGLKRSGAKPGDWIYVTGTPGDSAAGLAILQDRLQVEDAPDADYLLARHLRPLPRVLQGQALRDLATSAIDLSDGLISDLGHILNASGCGARVDLDAMPFSEAMLRQVETEQALRWALSGGEDYELCFTVPELNRGALDVALANLGARFTCIGQILPESEGLQFIREGKPVTLDFKGYDHFGT
- the dxs gene encoding 1-deoxy-D-xylulose-5-phosphate synthase — encoded protein: MSFDIAKYPTLALVDSTQELRLLPKDSLPKLCDELRRYLLDSVSRSSGHFASGLGTVELTVALHYVYNTPFDRLIWDVGHQAYPHKILTGRRDKIGTIRQKGGLHPFPWRGESEYDVLSVGHSSTSISAGIGIAIAAAKEDKQRRAVCVIGDGAITAGMAFEAMNHAGDIKPDLLVVLNDNEMSISENVGALNNHLAQLLSGKLYSTLREGGKKVFSGVPPIKELLKRTEEHIKGMVVPGTLFEELGFNYIGPVDGHDVIGLVNTLKNMRDLKGPQFLHIMTKKGRGYEPAEKDPITFHAVPKFDHTSGVLPKSSGGLPSYSKIFGDWLCETAAKDDKLMAVTPAMREGSGMVEFSKKYPDQYFDVAIAEQHAVTFAAGLAIGGYKPVVAIYSTFLQRAYDQVIHDVAIQKLPVLFAIDRAGIVGADGQTHQGAFDISFLRCIPDMVIMTPSDENECRQMLHTGYHYNDGPSAVRYPRGAGTGAAFEPLTLLPIGKGVVKRKGEKIAILNFGTLLPQAAKAAENLNATLVDMRFAKPLDESLVLQLAAEHDVLVTLEENAIMGGAGSGVNELLMARRRVVPVLNLGLPDFFIPQGTQEEVHADLGLDAAGIEAKINTWLA
- the nusB gene encoding transcription antitermination factor NusB, yielding MKPAARRRARECAVQALYSWQLSKNDIADVEYQFLAEQDVKDVDVLYFRELLTGVATNSAYLDGLMKPYLSRLLEELGQVEKAVLRIALFELSKRSDVPYKVAINEAIELAKTFGAEDSHKFVNGVLDKAAPVIRPNKK
- the ispA gene encoding (2E,6E)-farnesyl diphosphate synthase, whose amino-acid sequence is MNFPQQLQACVEQANEALRRFIAPQPFQNTPLVEAMQYGALLGGKRLRPFLVYATGDMFSVSRTTLDAPAAAVECIHAYSLIHDDLPAMDDDDLRRGQPTCHIKFGEANAILAGDALQTLAFSILSDAPMPEVADRNRLAMISELAQASGIAGMCGGQALDLEAEGHQVDLQALERIHRHKTGALIRAAVRMGALSAGESGRKALPALDRYAENIGLAFQVQDDILDVVGDTATLGKRQGADQQLGKSTYPALLGLEQARKKAHDLITDARQSLNELAAQSLDTTALEALANYIIQRDK